CCAGTTTGAAAGTTGTTGAAGTCAACAGCATCGGCGTGTTCCTCGACTGGGGCCTGCCGAAGGATCTGCTGCTGCCTTACTCCGAAGAAAAACGCCAGATGACCGCCGGCGAGTACTGCGTGGTGCATGTCTACCTCGACAAGCACACCCGCCGCATCACCGCGACCGCGCGCCTGGATCGTTATCTGGACAAGACCCCGGCCAACTACAGCGCGGGCCAGGAAGTTGATCTGCTGGTCGCCGAAGCCACCGACATGGGCTTCAAGGCGATCATCAACAACAAGCACTGGGGTTTGATTCACAAGAACGAAATCTTCAAGTTCATGCGTTCCGGCATGCGCGAGAAAGGCTTCATCAAGGAAGTGCGCGCCGATGGCAAGATCAGCCTGAGCCTGCAACCGGTGGGGCAGGAAGCGGCCAGCAGCCTGAGTTCGAAGATTCTCGCCAAATTGCGCGAAAGCAACGGCACTCTGGCCGTCAGCGACAAGAGCGATCCGGCGCTGATCAGCAGTCTGTTCGGTGTCAGCAAGGGCAACTTCAAGAAGGCCATCGGTTCGTTGTACAAGAACGGCCAGATCGTCATTCACGCCGATCGCATTGAACTAACCTGAGTCTCCCGTGGCCCATGTTGCATGGGCTCACTCGAGGTCGGGCAGATGAAAAAAGCACTGATTGCCTACGTCGCCACGTTGCTGGCGTTTCTTCTGCTCGACGGGCTCTGGCTCGGTGTGTTGATGGCGCCGACCTATCGCGAACTGCTCGGTTCGCTGATGCTCGAAAAACCGTTGCTGGTGCCAGCAGCGGTTTTTTATTGCCTGTACGTTTTTGGCTGCGTGGTGTTCGTGGTGTTGCCGTCGCTGACCTGGCAACGCGCCGCCCGGATGGGCGCGCTGCTCGGGCTGGTGGCTTATGGCACCTATGACCTGACCAACTGGGCGACATTGCGCGGCTGGTCGGCGCAGGTGTCCCTGATGGATTGGGCCTGGGGGACATTTGCCACTGCGCTGGCCTGCACGGTCGGGTTCTGGGCTGCTCGCCGAAGTTGACGGTGTGCATGACGCAGCAGAGCAACTCCATGTCTTTGCCGGGCGGCAATTTCTGTCCGACTGGTTGATAATCCCTGCCATCCTTTTTCGCCCCGGACAAAGAGCCGGGGCTTTGTTTGATCATTGGAAAAACTGCCATGTCGTGTGTGTTCGAGGTGTCGAGGTGAGCGTCAGTCGGCGCAGTGCCGACGGTTTTGCCCTGCAAGTGATGATCGGCCTGTGCCTGATCTGGGGCGTGCAGCAGGTGATGATCAAATGGGCGGCGACCGACATTGCGCCGGTGATGCAAGCGGCGGGGCGGTCGGGGATTTCCGCGTTGCTGGTAGGACTGCTGATCTGCTGGAAGGGCGGTTGGGATCAGGTCGGGGCGACATGGCGCGGCGGCTTGCTGGCCGGTGCCTTGTTCGGTTTGGAGTTCCTGTTCATCTCCGAAGGCTTGCAGTTGACCACCGCGGCGCACATGTCGGTGTTCCTCTACACCGCACCGATCTTCACCGCGCTGGGCGTGCATTTCCTGTTGCCGAGCGAGCGTCTGCGGCCGGTGCAATGGCTGGGGATCTTCATGGCGTTCGTCGGGATTGCCGTGGCGTTTGCCGGCGGCGTGTCCTGGGACAACCTCGACCGCCGGATGTTGATGGGCGATGCCCTTGGCGTGCTGGCCGGCGCCAGTTGGGGCGCGACCACCGTGGTGGTGCGCGCCTCGCGCCTGTCGGAAGCGCCGGTGACCCTGACCCTGTTCTACCAGTTGATTGTCGGTTTCATCGGCCTGTTGCTGATCGCGCTGCTCAGCGGCCAGATCACCCACGTCAGTCTGACTGTCGTGGCGGTGGGCAGCGTGCTGTTCCAGGGCCTTATAGTGTCGTTCTTCAGTTACCTGACCTGGTTCTGGCTGCTGCGCCGTTATCTGGCGGCCAATCTCGCGGTGTTTTCCTTCATGACGCCGCTGTTCGGCGTGGTGCTGCTCGGCGAAGAACTCAGCCTGAATTTCATCATCGGTGCCGTGCTGGTGTTGCTCGGCATCACCTTCGTCAGCGCGGAACAGTGGGTGCGTCGGCGTTTGCGCAAAGCCCTCGGTCAGCCGTAACCGATTTGCACGCCAGACCGCCGGCGATCAACAGGCCGCTGCCGGCGATCAGCAGCGCCGGTTGCAGGCCACCGCTGAAATGGCTGCTGACCGCCGCCAGCAACGGCCCGCTGAGCTGACCGACGGCGAAGCACGCGGTGAGCAGGCCGGCGTTGCGCTGGGTGGCGTGGGGCGCCAGTTCCCGGGAGCGTTGCATCACCAGTTGCATGCAGGCCAGGAACGGCGTGCCGCACAGGATCACGCCCAATGCCAGGCCGAGGCCGCTGCCCAACAGGCACGCTAACACCCCGGCAGCCTGCAGCCACAACGTCGCCATCAACCAGTGCCGAGTGGTTTCCGGATCGTGCCGACGAAGACTCACCAGCAATACCCCGATCGCAGCGCCGAGGCCGAAGCACGGCCAGAACAGATCGGCCTGCCATTGCCCGTGAAACTGCGCGTTGGCCATCTGCGACAGAAACGTGGCCGGAATGATGTAGCCCACGCCATACAAGGCATACACCCCCGCCAACCGCCCAATGCCGCGATTCGACGAACTCGCGGCAATCGGTGCGGCCGGCACACCGACGCCCGGTTGCGGCAGGAACCGCACGATCGCCAGCAACATCACCAGTGCCACGGCGGCATAGATCAGCCACAGAGTCGCGGAAGTCTGCTGCGCCAGATGTGAGAACAGCGCCAGCAATCCCGTCAGAAAAATCCCCAGCCCCGGCCCGGCAAACACCAGCGCTCCCAACCGTGGGCGACCCGCCGCCGCAGCCAGTGGCTGACTCAACGCAGTAATCATCACCAGAACCCAGGCGCTGGCCACACCGGTGCCGAAACGCAGCAACAGGTGCGACCAGAAACCGTTGGCCCAGAACGACGCCAGCGTCAGCAGCACACACAACCACAAGCCACCATGCAGGCGTCGCTGCACCTGATCGGGCCGACGGGAAAACATCGCATCCACCGCGCCGAGCAGGTAACCGAGGTAGTTGGCCGCCGCAATCAGACCGGCGGCAGTCAGGTCGATCTGGCCTTCGCTGAGCAGGTGCGGCAGCTGCGGCGTGAGAGCGAAACGCCCAATGCCCATGGCCATCATCAAGGCAATGAAACAGGCGGATAAGCGAATCAGCGGGGACATGGTCTGAATTCCGTTGGAGGTTCAATGACCGTCAGGCTAAGACTGATTGACTTTCTTTAAAATTGAATAATAGTGAGTAACTTGTTCTGTTCAGGAGAAAGGTTGTGGAGTTCAGCCAATTGCGGATCTTCCAGGCCGTGGCGGAGGAGGGCTCGATCACCCGCGCCGCCGAACGTTTGCACCGCGTGCCGTCGAACCTGTCGACCCGGCTCAAACAGCTGGAGGAGCAACTGGGTGTCGAACTGTTCGTACGCGAGCGTCAGCGTTTGCAGTTGTCGCCTGCGGGAAAAGTCCTGCTGGACTACACCGGCAAACTGTTCGCCCTGCGCGATCAGGCCAGTGCGGCGGTGATGGGCGGGCAGCCGGCGGGGGATTTCGTGCTCGGTACGCTGTACAGCACGGCGGCGATTCATTTGCCGGCGCTGCTCGCGCGGTATCACAAGCAATATCCGGCGGTGAATCTTCAGGTGCAGTCCGGGCCCAGTGGTGAATTGCTCGAAGGCCTGCTCACCGGTCGTCTCGACGCGGCGCTAGTGGATGGCCCGCCGCAACTGGCCGGGATCGACGGTGTGCCGCTGTGCAACGAACGGCTGGTGCTGATCAGCGAGGCCGATCACCCGCCGATACGCAACGCCAGGGATGTCGAAGGGCGGGCGGTGTTCACCTTTCGCCATGGCTGCGCCTATCGCGCGCGTCTTGAAGCGTGGTTCGCCCACTATCAGGCGGCGATGGGCCGGGCGATGGAGATCGAGTCCTATCAGGGCATGCTCGCCTGCGTGATTGCCGGCAGCGGTGTGGCGCTGATGTCGGAGTCGATGCTCGCCAGTCTTCCGGGGCGCGAAAGCGTGGCGGTGCATCCCCTGGCCGAGCCTTTTGCCAGTGCGACAACATGGCTCATGTGGCGCCGGGGCATGGTTGGCGCCAACCTCAATGCGTGGATCGAACAGCAGCAGGCGCTCTATCCCGTGGCTGGCGAAGACACCCGGGAAATTGCTTGAACGATCGGTCAGGGATTCTGATCAATCTGGTAACAGATCATTGCGGATTTGGCCGAGCATTGCGTAGGACTTCGGACTATTATCAGTGCGAAGCGGCCTCAGAATTCCGGACGCTCAGCACCACCCTGAAGGGGGCATGACGATGAAAGAGAAAATTCAAAACTGGCTGCACGATTTGGGTGTTGCCCTCGGCTTGATCGAACCGCCTCTGCAACCGGTCCCGATTCGCACCGATGACGAACAGCGTCGGCGTCAGCCACGTCGGCGGTAATGCCCCGCTTTGAAGGATCAAAGGATTTAAACGACAAAAGATCGCACCCGGTCGCCACTCCATGGAGTAGCGACCGGGTGCGATCTTTTGTTTTCAGTGACGCCCGATTTCCATCAGAAACCGGCTCAGGTCATTCGCGGTTTTCGCGGTCTTGAGCATCCGGTCCTCTTCGGCGGTGAAGGCCGTCAGTCCGAATTCATCTTCCAGGTGGAAGATCAGATCTTCGATATCCGCTTTTTCCAGCCCCAGCTGCGCGAGGCTGGTGTTGTCGTCGAATTCACGATTTTCCAGCAGACGCAGGATGAACCGGTGCACGGCAGCACGCACGGCAGCTCTTCTCATGGCAGATCTTTATGGTTGTTGGTCTGACTGAAGTACAGCAGGCCTCAGGCGTGGCGGCGCAACCATTCGTCAATCATCCCGCGCAAATGTTCTCCGGAAAAACTGCCGAAGTGCCCGCCATGCACCGTACGGATCTTCAACCCCTGCAAACGACGCAGGCTGGCGGCGTAATCTTCAAGATTCGAGTGGTAGGCGTCCTCGATCAACGGCCCGTCGTAGATGATGTCGCCGCTGAACAGGGTTTCCGTGGCCGCTTCGTAAAGGCTGATCCCGCCCGGTGAATGCCCTGGCGTGTGCAGCACCTGCAACGTGCGGTTACCGAGGTCCAGCACATCGCCGTCCTCGACAAACCCGGTGGCCGGCGCTGCCTTGACCCGGTATTCGGCGTAGCACAACGGGCAGTCCGGGTGCGCTTCGAACATGTCGTCGCCGACGAAGGCGCGACTCAAGTCATTCTCGCCATCTGGCGCCGCCAGAATGTCCGCCTCGGCGGGATGCACCAGCCGTTCGGCAAACTCGTGATGCCCGGCGATGTGGTCGAAATGGCAATGACTGGCCACTGCCACCAATGGCCGCTCGGTCAGCCACGGCAGTTGCTCGCGCAGGCTCACCAGGCCGGAACCGCTGTCGAGCAGCAGATCCTTGTCCCGCCCCTGAACGTGCCACAGGTTGCAGCGGTAGAACGGGCGGATGAACGGCTCGTGAATCAGCCGAATGCCGTCGCTCAGGTTTTGCACTTCGAACCACTGATCGCGAGAAACAATCTTCATCAAGCATTTTCTCCAGACGAAAAAAAACGGGTGTGGCAACCGACGCCACACCCGTCGAAGAAAGTTGTTGCTACCGCTTCAGCTTAGATCGCGCTCGCCACGGTCGCCGGGCGACGGGAAAACAGGCTGACCACCACAAAACTCACCAGACCCACAGCCAGGCTGTAGTAGATCGGCGTGTTGGCATCCAGACCGTCCTTGAACATGAACAGCAGGGCAGTGGCGAAACCCAGGCCCATGCTGGCGATGGCGCCGGCGGTGGTTGCGCGTTTCCAGAAGATCGCACCGATCAGCGGGATCAGCATGCCGCCCACCAACAGGTTGTACGCGAGGGTCAGGGCGCTGATCACATCGTTCACAACCAGAGCAATACCCAGCACCACGACACCGGTCAGCAGGGTGAACAGACGGTTCACACCCAGGCTCGACTGTTTGCCGCCACGCAGTTTCGGCAGCAAGTCTTCGGTCAGGGTAGTGGCGGCGGCGAGCAGGCCGGCGCTGGCGGTGGACATCATCGCGGCCAGAGCGGCGGCGATCACCAGACCACGGATGCCGTCCGGCAGCGACAGTTTGACGATCGCGGCGAAGGCGTTGTTGACGTTGTCCAGATCAGGGATCAGCACATGTGCAGCCATGCCGATCAAGGCACAGGCCAGACCGTAGAGGATGCAGTAGATGCCCGCGAAGCTACCGGCGTACTGAGCGACTTTTTCATTCTTGACGGTGAACACCCGTTGCCAGATGTCCTGACCGATCAGGATGCCGAAGAAGTAGATCATGAAGTAGGTGATGATCGTGTCCCAGCCGATGGTGGTGAAGCTGAAGGCGGTGGCCGGCAGTTTCAGCACCAGTTCGTCCCAGCCACCGACTTTGTACAGGCAGATTGGCAACAGGATGAACATCAGGCCGACAGTCTTGATGATGAACTGGACGATGTCGGTCAGGGTCAGCGACCACATGCCGCCGATGGCCGAATACACCACGACCACGCCACCGCCGAGCAGTACCGAAATCCAGAACGGCAGGCCGAACAGCACTTGCAGCACGGTGCCGATGGCGAGGATCGAGGTCACGCCGATCATCAGCGCGTAGGCCAGCATGATCGCCGCGCTCGCCGAGCGGGCCATCGGGTTGTAGCGTTTTTCCAGGACCTGGGTAACGGTGTAGATCTTCAGTTTCAGCAGCGGCTTGGCCAGGAACAGGTTCAGCGCCACGATGCCGCAACCCAGTGCCGCGCACAGCCAGAAACCGGAGATGCCGTGCACGTAGCCCAGGCGGACGGTGCCGACGGTGGACGCGCCACCGAGAACGGTCGCGGCCATGGTGCCCATGTACAGGCTCGGGCCGAGGTTACGCCCGGCGACGAGGAAGTCCTCGTTGGTCTTGGCCTTGCGCATGCCGAAATAGCCGAGCAAGAGCATGCCGGCCGCGTAGATGAGGACGACGAATAAATCCAAAGCCATGATGGCGTGTCTCCGATTGTCTTTTTTATGGGGTGGAACACTGTGGGAGAAGGCTGACCCCCACAGGCGATTCGATTATTCAGGCAGCCTGACGCAGCGCCGCTTCAGCCGGCGCATGGGCGCCTTTGCTCCGGGGATCCTTCGGGCCGTAGACCAGCGCCGGTTCCGGGAACAGGCTCAGCAACATCAGGTACATCACCGAGGCCAGACCGAGGGTCACCAGCAGGCTGATGTCGATGCCGCCGGCCAACTCACCGAGCGGGCCGACGAACTGCCCCGGCAGGTTGACGAAGCACAGGCCGACCGCCGCGCTCGGGATCCACGCGCCCAGACCGCGCCAGTTCCAGCCGTGGCTGAACCAGTAGCGTCCGCCTTGCTCGCCGCGGGTGAACACTTGCAGGTCGTCCGGGCAGTAGAAGCCGCGACGCACCACCAGGCCGATGATCATGATCACCATCCATGGGGTGGTGCAGGTGATGATCAGCACCGCGAAGGTCGACACGCTCTGCACCAGGTTCGCCGCGAAGCGCCCGATGAAGATGAAGGCAATCGACAGCACGCCGATCAGCAACGTCGCCTTCACTCGCGACAGCAGGCGCGGGAACACGCTGGACATGTCCAGCCCGGTGCCATACAGCGACGTGGTGCCGGTGGACATGCCGCCGATCACCGCAATCAGGCACACCGGCAGGAAGAACCAGCTCGGCGACACCGCCAGCAGACCGCCGACATAGTTGTTGGCCGCGATGTAGTCCGGTGCCTGGATCGCCACGATGGTGGCGGTAGTCAGGCCGAACAGGAACGGGATGAAGGTGGCGATCTGCGAGAAAACCACTGCCGCCATGATCCGCTTGCGCGAGGTTTCACGCGGGATATAGCGGGCCCAGTCGCCGAGGAACGCGCCGAAGGAAATCGGGTTGCTCATGGCCACCAGCGCGGCGCCGATGAAGGCTGCCCAGAAGCCCGGCTGACCGAGGCTGACGGTGCCGGCGTAGTGCGAATCGAAGGGACCGGCGAAGGCAAAGATGCCCAGCAGGAACAGCAAGCTCGCGCTCCACACCGCGACCTTGTTCACCCACAGCAGGAAGCGGAAGCCGTAGATGCACACGGTCAGCACCAGAATCGCGAACAGACCGTAGGCCAGGCCCAGAGTCAGGTCGGTTTCCGGCAGGCCGATCAGGCGTTTTGCACCACCGATCAGCGCATCTCCCGAACTCCACACCGAGAGCGAGAAGAAGGCGATGGCGGTCAGCAGCGACAGGAACGAACCGACGATCCGCCCGTGCACGCCGAAGTGCGCACCGGACGACACGGCATTGTTGGTGCCGTTGAGCGGGCCGAACAGACCCATCGGTGCGAGGATCAGCGAGCCAAGCAGCACGCCCGAAACAATCGCCCAGACGCCCGCCTGAAACGACAGGCCAAACAGCACCGGGAAACTGCCGAGCACGGCGGTGGCAAAGGTATTCGCGCCGCCAAAGATCATGCGGAACAAGTCCACGGGACCGGCGGTGCGTTCGTTG
The window above is part of the Pseudomonas fluorescens genome. Proteins encoded here:
- a CDS encoding MFS transporter; protein product: MSPLIRLSACFIALMMAMGIGRFALTPQLPHLLSEGQIDLTAAGLIAAANYLGYLLGAVDAMFSRRPDQVQRRLHGGLWLCVLLTLASFWANGFWSHLLLRFGTGVASAWVLVMITALSQPLAAAAGRPRLGALVFAGPGLGIFLTGLLALFSHLAQQTSATLWLIYAAVALVMLLAIVRFLPQPGVGVPAAPIAASSSNRGIGRLAGVYALYGVGYIIPATFLSQMANAQFHGQWQADLFWPCFGLGAAIGVLLVSLRRHDPETTRHWLMATLWLQAAGVLACLLGSGLGLALGVILCGTPFLACMQLVMQRSRELAPHATQRNAGLLTACFAVGQLSGPLLAAVSSHFSGGLQPALLIAGSGLLIAGGLACKSVTADRGLCANADAPTVPR
- a CDS encoding DMT family transporter, with product MSVSRRSADGFALQVMIGLCLIWGVQQVMIKWAATDIAPVMQAAGRSGISALLVGLLICWKGGWDQVGATWRGGLLAGALFGLEFLFISEGLQLTTAAHMSVFLYTAPIFTALGVHFLLPSERLRPVQWLGIFMAFVGIAVAFAGGVSWDNLDRRMLMGDALGVLAGASWGATTVVVRASRLSEAPVTLTLFYQLIVGFIGLLLIALLSGQITHVSLTVVAVGSVLFQGLIVSFFSYLTWFWLLRRYLAANLAVFSFMTPLFGVVLLGEELSLNFIIGAVLVLLGITFVSAEQWVRRRLRKALGQP
- a CDS encoding sodium:solute symporter; this encodes MALDLFVVLIYAAGMLLLGYFGMRKAKTNEDFLVAGRNLGPSLYMGTMAATVLGGASTVGTVRLGYVHGISGFWLCAALGCGIVALNLFLAKPLLKLKIYTVTQVLEKRYNPMARSASAAIMLAYALMIGVTSILAIGTVLQVLFGLPFWISVLLGGGVVVVYSAIGGMWSLTLTDIVQFIIKTVGLMFILLPICLYKVGGWDELVLKLPATAFSFTTIGWDTIITYFMIYFFGILIGQDIWQRVFTVKNEKVAQYAGSFAGIYCILYGLACALIGMAAHVLIPDLDNVNNAFAAIVKLSLPDGIRGLVIAAALAAMMSTASAGLLAAATTLTEDLLPKLRGGKQSSLGVNRLFTLLTGVVVLGIALVVNDVISALTLAYNLLVGGMLIPLIGAIFWKRATTAGAIASMGLGFATALLFMFKDGLDANTPIYYSLAVGLVSFVVVSLFSRRPATVASAI
- the ptrR gene encoding putrescine utilization regulator PtrR, which encodes MEFSQLRIFQAVAEEGSITRAAERLHRVPSNLSTRLKQLEEQLGVELFVRERQRLQLSPAGKVLLDYTGKLFALRDQASAAVMGGQPAGDFVLGTLYSTAAIHLPALLARYHKQYPAVNLQVQSGPSGELLEGLLTGRLDAALVDGPPQLAGIDGVPLCNERLVLISEADHPPIRNARDVEGRAVFTFRHGCAYRARLEAWFAHYQAAMGRAMEIESYQGMLACVIAGSGVALMSESMLASLPGRESVAVHPLAEPFASATTWLMWRRGMVGANLNAWIEQQQALYPVAGEDTREIA
- a CDS encoding PA1414 family protein; the encoded protein is MKEKIQNWLHDLGVALGLIEPPLQPVPIRTDDEQRRRQPRRR
- a CDS encoding purine-cytosine permease family protein: MNNNNKDQSLTQIETHGVEQIPDNERTAGPVDLFRMIFGGANTFATAVLGSFPVLFGLSFQAGVWAIVSGVLLGSLILAPMGLFGPLNGTNNAVSSGAHFGVHGRIVGSFLSLLTAIAFFSLSVWSSGDALIGGAKRLIGLPETDLTLGLAYGLFAILVLTVCIYGFRFLLWVNKVAVWSASLLFLLGIFAFAGPFDSHYAGTVSLGQPGFWAAFIGAALVAMSNPISFGAFLGDWARYIPRETSRKRIMAAVVFSQIATFIPFLFGLTTATIVAIQAPDYIAANNYVGGLLAVSPSWFFLPVCLIAVIGGMSTGTTSLYGTGLDMSSVFPRLLSRVKATLLIGVLSIAFIFIGRFAANLVQSVSTFAVLIITCTTPWMVIMIIGLVVRRGFYCPDDLQVFTRGEQGGRYWFSHGWNWRGLGAWIPSAAVGLCFVNLPGQFVGPLGELAGGIDISLLVTLGLASVMYLMLLSLFPEPALVYGPKDPRSKGAHAPAEAALRQAA
- a CDS encoding DUF2177 family protein; translated protein: MKKALIAYVATLLAFLLLDGLWLGVLMAPTYRELLGSLMLEKPLLVPAAVFYCLYVFGCVVFVVLPSLTWQRAARMGALLGLVAYGTYDLTNWATLRGWSAQVSLMDWAWGTFATALACTVGFWAARRS
- a CDS encoding MBL fold metallo-hydrolase; the encoded protein is MKIVSRDQWFEVQNLSDGIRLIHEPFIRPFYRCNLWHVQGRDKDLLLDSGSGLVSLREQLPWLTERPLVAVASHCHFDHIAGHHEFAERLVHPAEADILAAPDGENDLSRAFVGDDMFEAHPDCPLCYAEYRVKAAPATGFVEDGDVLDLGNRTLQVLHTPGHSPGGISLYEAATETLFSGDIIYDGPLIEDAYHSNLEDYAASLRRLQGLKIRTVHGGHFGSFSGEHLRGMIDEWLRRHA
- a CDS encoding CvfB family protein, with amino-acid sequence MALVGRYNSLQVVKHTNFGLYLDGGADGEILLPNRYIPKDIPSEDEDWLNVFIYLDSDDKLIATTEKPKVQVGEFASLKVVEVNSIGVFLDWGLPKDLLLPYSEEKRQMTAGEYCVVHVYLDKHTRRITATARLDRYLDKTPANYSAGQEVDLLVAEATDMGFKAIINNKHWGLIHKNEIFKFMRSGMREKGFIKEVRADGKISLSLQPVGQEAASSLSSKILAKLRESNGTLAVSDKSDPALISSLFGVSKGNFKKAIGSLYKNGQIVIHADRIELT